Proteins encoded within one genomic window of Halobacteroides halobius DSM 5150:
- a CDS encoding ImmA/IrrE family metallo-endopeptidase codes for MKFKESELKANNFLQANNLTIPTNLNKAADILGVEIKYSDIDSNSAILYQGEYKDLIITSSQHPTGQQRFNIAHELAHLLLNHKYKTSCITNESNHPYKEYQADICASELLIPTSILHKEAQKCNYDLDKLAKLFKVTNQDLRTKLKFKEITDYFF; via the coding sequence ATGAAATTTAAAGAGTCTGAATTGAAAGCAAATAACTTTTTACAAGCTAATAATCTTACCATCCCCACTAATCTAAATAAAGCAGCCGACATCTTAGGGGTAGAAATCAAATATTCAGATATTGATTCCAATTCAGCAATTTTATATCAAGGAGAGTATAAAGACTTAATAATTACAAGCTCACAGCACCCCACGGGGCAACAAAGATTTAATATAGCTCACGAACTAGCTCATCTATTACTCAATCACAAGTATAAAACATCTTGTATAACCAATGAAAGTAATCACCCTTACAAAGAATATCAGGCAGATATCTGTGCTAGTGAGCTATTGATTCCGACATCTATACTGCATAAAGAAGCTCAGAAATGTAATTATGACTTAGATAAGCTAGCTAAATTATTCAAAGTAACTAACCAGGATTTAAGGACTAAATTAAA